Part of the Thermoanaerobaculia bacterium genome is shown below.
AGGCGGTCCACGGAAGCGACGGTCGCCGGCAGCGCCCGGCCGCGCTCGAAGCCGTCGAGCACGGCGGGCGCGATGTACGAGGCGCGGCAGACCGCGGGCGTGTTGCCGAGCCGATGCGCGGTTTCCCGGATCGCCGCCGCGATCACCCGCCGCCGTCCTCGCTTCGTCTTCGGAGCCTCGCCCGCCCGGCGGGCGAGCAGGTTCGCGCAGATGAGCGTTCCCGCCCACGTGCGGAAGTCCTTCGCGCTGAAGCTACCTCCCATGACCTCCTTGATGTACGCGTTGACCGCCTTGCGGCTGGCCGCGACGACTTTGCCTCCCCCGTTCCGGTACTGGAAGACCGTCCTGCCGGGAAGCTTCAGGCATTCCCGGACGACGCGCAGAACCGCGGAATTCGCGAGCTCGACCGCGTGCTCCTTTCCCGACTTCCCCCGGAACCGCAGGCGGAGGACGCCGCGGCCGTTCTCGACGTGCTGGCGGCGCAGCGTGACGAGCCCGTAGGAATCGTTCTCCTGCGCATACTGCCGGCTCCCGGGACGCAGGTATCGCGTCGCCATGATGCGGACGATCGCCGCGAACACCTTCTCGCGCGGAAGGCCGGGAATCGCGAGGTCGCGGGCGATCCCGGCCCGCAGCTTCGGCAGCGCGCCGGCGAACGCGATCATCCGTCGGAGCTTCTGTCGCTCCCGCTTCTTCACGCGCGCCTCGTGGTACCGGTACTGCCACCGTCCCGCCGCGTCCCGGCCGATCGCCTGGAGCCCGGCGCTCGGGCTCGGGTCGATCGCGACCTCGGTCCACGCCGGAGGGAGCTTCAGCCGGTGGATGCGGTCGAGGTCGTCGCGCGAGACGGGGCGCCCGTCCGCGTGCCGGTAGCGAAATCCGCTGTTGGCGGTCCCCAGCCGGCGGATCCCCTCGTTGCCGAGCTTCTCGATGCGCGTCATCCGCGCCAGCGATTCTTCCAGGGAGGGCGGGGCGCGCGCTC
Proteins encoded:
- a CDS encoding DNA topoisomerase IB, with translation MTRIEKLGNEGIRRLGTANSGFRYRHADGRPVSRDDLDRIHRLKLPPAWTEVAIDPSPSAGLQAIGRDAAGRWQYRYHEARVKKRERQKLRRMIAFAGALPKLRAGIARDLAIPGLPREKVFAAIVRIMATRYLRPGSRQYAQENDSYGLVTLRRQHVENGRGVLRLRFRGKSGKEHAVELANSAVLRVVRECLKLPGRTVFQYRNGGGKVVAASRKAVNAYIKEVMGGSFSAKDFRTWAGTLICANLLARRAGEAPKTKRGRRRVIAAAIRETAHRLGNTPAVCRASYIAPAVLDGFERGRALPATVASVDRLVERRSLHRAEKALVKLLKRESSE